The region agctatgggaacAAGGTTAAAGTTTAGCACCGCGTTTCTTTCTCAGACcaatgggcagtctgagagaacTATACCaattctagaggacatgttgagatgttgtgctttagacttttcagagtcttggaaccgatacctacccctaatggagttcgcCTATAATAACAGTTTTCAATCCATTATTAGGATGGCTACCTATGAGATGTTTTATGGGTGCAAGTGTAGATCTCATTTACACTGGGACGAAGTTGGGGAGAAACAAATTTTATGCCCCGGGCAGCaagggaagccagtgaggcgatcGAGAAAATTCACCAAAAGATGCTTACCGTGcaagtaggcaaaagagttacgtggaccttaagagaagggacatcgagttttcagtgggcaAATTTGTATTCTTGAAAGTCTCGCTGATGAAGGGTGTTATATGTTTTGGAAAAAAATGGAAGTTGAGCCAGAGaaatataggtccatttgagattttggatagagTATGGCAAGTTGCGTACCGTTTAGCACTGCCCCCATCACTAGCTAAAACGCATAATTTCTTTCACATCGTGATGTTGCATAAGCACGTGTCAAATCCCTCTcttgttttgagttatgagacgTTACAGCTGAAGCAAGACCTGGGTTATGATGAACAGCCCGAGAATGTTatcgaaaagggaatcaaggaactgagataaaaaaggattccattagttaaggtctcGTGGATGAAAAGTatgaacgagaagcaacatgggagttggaggaagacatgagagaaaaaTACACAggattatttggtaagaaagaatttcaggacaaaatttctttttaaggagggtatattgtagcgcaccaatttcttttaattaattttgtgctttaaatttttattaatttttaattgtttgaattatttggaAGAAATTATGTGAGATTatctttgttaattttttattttaatttataagtaAACAAGCTTTgcttgtgtgcaccaaggtgcatggttagtagaaatgcaccttagcacttgtgtgtgtgcatgtgcatgatttcATGGTGAGTATACAAGGATTTTCCTATGCATTGTTCTAGATTATTTCCTTATTAagtaattagttttattttattatctttttacTAAATTAAAAATAGGATTAATGGGAAAAGTAAATAGGGTAAGTTTTTGTGTTCACACAAATAAGAATTGAGAAACATGTGTAGAAAAGAAGTTGCCTTTTCTGATTTCTCGTAATCCTGGACCCAGCTTCAGTAAAATAGGCATAACTTGGGCTGTGGATATCCAATTTAAACAAAATTGGTgccgttagaaagctaatgaaagtatatacattttttttttatgaaatagcATGTTTCCTAAAACGCAACGAAAATGTGTCAAAACCCATCCCTAAGTCGTAGGACCCTAAAGTTACGAGAATATATAACATAATTTCCTTTATTAGTCATGGACAGCCAAGGAAGGAAATAGATGAATTAGTGTGCTGCTAATTATCAAAGGGATTGATTAGTTAAGTATAATTAtcaattgtttttattttttatttatgcaAAATAAAAGTAAATGATAATTATcttttccttagctaggttttAGTTATTCGGGCATTTAAATAGAAATTAAGAAAGAGCTTGAAGGCTCATTTGGGTCTCTTGGCTGTCGactatagagagagaaagggtacGAACTCGTGGGAGaggagagaaagaggaagagaaagagaagagaaagaataggccaaggctagggatcctaaggtatgggttaagcatttcatttttttttctctacatcTTGATTCCAAGCAAGGCaaaatgatggtgatgataggtttggattttgttgcaagaggattggaggctagggttcgaaatccctagggtaagtatttgggtTCTTAGTGATGTCGTTATTTTtacctcttcttgaatctaagatcTTTTTTTTTCATTGCTTTTGTGTGGTGTATTCGAAATCCCTAGGGGGATTTGATCAAGTTCGTGGCCATATTTGGGCTCTTGAATACTTtcaagagaggtattggattTCTCCCCTCAACCTATGTTTTGTTTTCATTTCTTGGCAAGGTTATGGTTTGGTGATTGGCAATGAAATTTTGTTTTTGTATTCGTTTGATTTGTTGGTTGATTGTTAATTTTGATTTTGGGTTGAAGGGTTGTTTTTGTATGATGCATGAGGGGTTTCAGCTTAGGGTGATTAAAAAGTGTTGTGTGCATAGTTGATTTTAATTGTTGATTCTTTTGGACTCATCTTGATATCAGACACATGATCCTTGTAAGGATCCTATGTTATGTTACCATGGTATTTTGATTTTTATGATCTATTGGGAAATATGCAAGAATGGTATTAGACACATGCTAGGGCATAAGTTTGGCTTGGTGTTATGATAATGTTGTCTTATAAATATTCTTGTCAAAAAATGCAAAAGAAACATGAAATGTTGATCATGAGGGTTTTGGCATAAGGTCTTATTTGGTGTTTGATTTTATGTTGATTAAATTTCATGCTAGATGTAATAATGTGGTGTTCAAGTGTAGGTGAATCTAGGGTAAATTGTTAAATGGAAAAGAGCATATTTTATGAACGTTGTTTAAACATGATTTGGTGAAATAAtgcttgttgtttttttttatatataatttgtgaGCATATCAGTGAAACAATGTTTTAAAATGCACATGTGACGCCttaagtgatattttatttttaagtaaataaaaagaCATTCTATTCCACATGTAAATGGTGTTTCTACTAAATTAATATATTCAGACTTTTTGTgcatattttatgaagaaaatatggtTTTTAATCCAAGTTGTGATATTTGAATGAATTAATTagttcactactacaaatatagggtttctctgcgcttttttttcattctaaaataaaaagcgctaagaaaaggattgaaggacacttaggaactttgttactgcggttttttttaaaaacgcagagaaaagttgcactacttttctccgcagttttcttaagaaaaccacAGAGAAATAAAGACTTTTCTCTGCTGTTTTAttgaaaaatagtcttttctttggatagatctcgaaaaaatatcaaagttaaaaaaaaaaacaatcaaaacggacaaccgagcacaaagttatgcttggtaaaagttttgaaaaattacactacttttctctgtggttttttcaataaaaccgcggagaaaagtctttatttctctgcggttttcttatGAAAACTGCGGAGAAAAGGTTTCAGACCTATATATAAACTCATTCTTCCCCACATGGTTCGTAAACCTACTTCATTTCGCGAAAAACTTCTTCAACAGCGGCGGTATGTCTTTCAACCTTaatcttactatttttttttcatcttttttagcTAAATCTTAGTTAAAAACTGAAGTTGATGCTTAATATTTGTCTATTTTCAGGTTTTTGGTAGTAAAAATGGTTAGGATTTGGTCGAAAAATTGTCCATTTTCACTGTATTTTTGGGCATacattgtgttcttgagcttcaaaataggtaatgatctatatatctttgtttgtatagttttttgtttttttttcatcattatttttagagtttattttgtgtgaaatagacaataaaaatcaaaattttgagaggtttttcataaatcattaatttggttgttgaattttttttcttcagatttttaagtgacaaaacctgaaaattttgtttttttttttttttttcaggttttCAGGTTTCTTTTGTATGAAGctagatagatctcgaaaaaataccaaagctaaaaaaaaaaacacaaaaaatggagaactgagcacaaagttatgcttcgtcaaaattttgaaaaattacactacttttctctgcggttttttcaataaaactgcggagaaaagtctttctttctcagcggttgttttaaaaaaaccgcggagaaaagtacatctttctctgtggttggcttactacaaccgtagagaaaagtgacacttttctccgcggttggcataccacttttctctgcggtcgaatacactgcacttttcaatactctcgaaaaccacagtgtattgagtaaaaaaaccgcagagaaaagccttttttgtagtagtggttgcTGAAATttttgattaaaaataagaaatgtcttttaaatgagatGAATAATGTGagtgcatcaaataaattatacCCTAAGTTATGTAATGTAAAAGTGATATTTTCTAAAATGTAAATATgaagtttcacatttttatttaagtgCAGTTTTTTTTTGCTTTgctttgctttgcttggacctgaggtaagaaagttagatagaattctatttgtttatgctatgaatggtaagaatggcttgtatgaatataaatgatatatatgatgatgtaccAGGTGATAGGATGTATGAAATGCTATTATGATCTGATGATGAATGTAAGAAATCATGTATTTTTCCTTGGCTTTGATATGACTGAACTGCATGTATttatgtatgttgtatgatatgtaatggttgttagcatgatgaatgcgacacaacaaaggggttactaaggatataaagatgtaACCAGAGTTACTAAGAATATAAAggcgtaactcatagggcggacgcgccaaagttattcaaggaccagagatcctgtttacctcaagatgtgacatggacaagatagcgggccatgttcacaaagatatgaagatgatgtttatgatgataatgtttatgatgatgatgtttatgtgGATAATGTTTACGATGATGATGTTTATGTTGATAATGTTTACGATGATAACGTTTATGATAATGAGGCTAAGTATGATGTGTAATgatgtatgaatgtgaatatgttttgttgtgtttacttgtgtgttgtttgtacttccttactgggcttttagctcacccccttactttctcttccaagtagcaaataggatttctctttgGCACTCGTGGTGATGTAAGGAGTTCCaacgtcagggtgtgtatggcgtgggggtacccTATGGGCGAGAAAACGACCAGCTTAACaccaatttctaaagaataatgttatgtttatttttttacttttcagaacttatcagttggacttgaactttatttatttttaaaacgttgcatgaaaactattatttttattttttaaactattggacccgatttgcatgttttagcaagaccCCATTGGGATTTTTCACATAGTAAGCTGCTTTTgttctataagtttatgagcatgtaaaagttttacaaaagtattagattagggcgttttacaaatCCGCTCCTTGATCCACACTTTCCCGATTTGGTAATCGAAAAGTTATAGCATTCTCTACcgtctcgttggtttcccaatagGCACCCGATTTCAGCATctattggaaacttcatggctagatgTCATACTGAAGTTACTGCTCGTAGCTCTTCCAAGATAGGTCTTCCATTCACGACATTATATGCGGACGAACAATCAACTACtctaaaagtagtgagtaatatcCTATTCCCAGGTGTTGTTCCGGCGGTGACTGGGAGTCTGATCGACCTTGTTAGTGCGAGTCCTTCACTAGAGAAACAatagatggtttggttgtatGGTTCTAAATCTTGTAACGATAGTTTCGTTCTTTCTAATTACAATTTATAATGAATGGTCACTGAGCTTCCAGTATCTACCAACACTCATTTTaacatcatgttggaaatttgaacATCCAAGACTAAGGGATTTGAATGGGGGAATCGAACATGTTGTGCATCCAACTCAGAGAAGGTTATACTTTGTACCTCTTTTCGAGATATTTTGGGAGTTCTCTCCTCAAGGTTTAGCATTTCAATGTCCTATTCTTGACGTAGGATCTAGGCATATCTTTCTATTGCCTTACCACAGTCACTAGctaaatgtggtcccccacagaGAGTGCGAAAAGTACCAGTGATCGGGGCTGGCTGCAGAGGAGGCTAGCATTGGCGTACGTGTGCCTGATCGTTGCCTCCGTTAGCCCCTTGTTGAGGATTCCCCTTATTCATATATATCTCCTCAGATGCCCTTTTCGTATAAGGAACtggatctcgtctttcagctggttacattTGTTTGTATGATGGCTGTAATCGTTGGGGTAGCGACAAAACTTTGTTGTGTCTCATTTGGAAATGTCCTTCCTGATTGGGACTGGTTGCCTGAAAGGGACAGTGTTATGGGTGGCTTGATACATTTATATTTGGCTGTCGACCAGGGCTGTATATTTGGTAAACCTCGGCTAATACCTATTCTGCTTAAGGCGCTTGTTATTTGACATCGTCTGCTCAGTGTTTGCCTTTTTTCCTccatttttgttattattttttccaTTATTATTGTTGGGTTTGCTAGACCCACTAGCAACCTTAGTCGACTCTCCCTTTTTTCCCTGGTTGGCATTTGGAgtctatatgccctaggaaagttacctgttccagccaaaactcacacttagagaacttagcgtatAGCTGATGTTCTTGCAATCTTTTCAGAGTGAccctcaaatgctcctcgtgctcctccttggtctttgagtaaATAAGGATATCGTCTATGAACATTACcataaacttgtccaaataatccttaaatgctctattcatcatgtccataaatgttgttgggtcgttagtgagtccaaaaggcATCACTAAGAATTTGTACTGCCCGTAGCGAGTTCTGAAAGTCATTTTCGTAATGTTCTCGATATTTTTCaccttcaactgatggtacccatatcgtagatcaatcttcaagaatactGCTACCCCTTGCAGTTGATAAAAAAGGTCATTTATCCTAGGCAAAAGATATATTCTTTATGgcgaccttattgagttctcgataatcgatgcacattctcatgctcccatcattctttttcacaaataggactggtgctccccatggaaagtggctaggtcttatgaaccccttctccaacaactcctgtaactggttcttaagttccttcaactctgcaggCCCCGTTagatagggtgctttagagatcggtGTTGTTTCTGGTAAAAGCTTGATTACAAACTTTATTTCTCTGTCCGGGGGTAGTCTTGGTAATTCCTTGGGAAACACTTttgggaactcacaaacaatatgcaCATTTTCCGGTTTTAGTTCTgactccttggatttatccaccacactagccaaaaacgccgaacaaccatgttgcatcatatttcgTGCTTCCAGTGCAGATATTACGGGTGTTCGAAAACACGCTACTTCTCCTCTAAAGGAAAAGACCTCTCATTATTTTGGCCTGAACTCCATAGTCTTCTTCTGACAATCTATTGTtgccccatgtttggataaccaatccataccaagaatgACATAATAATCTAGTATACTCAGTTCTATAAGGTCTGCTGGGCACTCCCTGTCCTCTATCATTACAGGCATTGACGGTAACCACCTAATTGACAACATCATGTCTttgatggcaacattgtactaATGTTATGCTCAAACAGTTTATAAGGCATACTCAgcttatcaatcacattcatggaaacataagagtgagtcACTCTATAATCAATCAGGACTCTGCACATCATACCAggtatagggagctgacctgtgactacaGTGTTGTTGTTGGCTGCTTCATTCTtagttaaggcaaaaacccttgctggcaccagattgttgttattattttgtCCCGCCTGACCGCACTTAAAACATTTATTGGTGCCGGCCTGGCATTCTCTCAGGTGTCTTTTTGAGCATTTAGAACAGATTGGGTGCTCTACTTGGTTGCCTTGATGATTCCCATGGTTTCAATCTTTAAAGAGATTGTTGCGGTTGTTGGGGTTCTAAGTGTTGTGACTGTTGTTATTCGTGGCTGGAGGTCTGGGTCGCTTATCAGTGCCACTATTCTGGCCTTTAATAGCTTTCCTTTTGTTACCCTCATTGAAGCCCTTATTTTGGTAGTTCTCTCTTCTGGaagcattatccttccatatccgATCTTCCAAATATTCATATTCAAGTGCTCTATCAAGTACTTCTACATAATTGACTACTTTAGCACTGGTCATCATAACATCCCTAGCGATCATTGGCTTGAGTcccctcatgaacctttgtaCTTGTAGAGTTCCAGTTGGCACAACTTTCGCAACAAATTTTTCCAACCCATCTAACTTCTGTGCATAATCAGTGACAGATAGGCTTCCTTGCACCAGAGTTTCAAACTCATCTACCTTGGTTGCTAGCACTACCGCATTGTAATAATTCTTGCTAAAAGCCTGGATGAATtctgcccaagtcatggtattcaaGTCACGGGTCTGTTTAATTACATCCCACCAAATTCGCTCATccacttttattaaataaaccgCACATAAGATTCTCTGGCGATCATTCAACTCCATATGATCGAAAATGGCCTCGACTGATCTTAACCAATCCTCTGCCACTATTGGATCAGCTTTCCCTTCAAAGGTTGGTGGGGCTTGTTTTCTGAAATGTTCATACTTTGGATCGAACCCATAAGTTACAGGCAGTGGTGTAGGTGGTGGGGTTGGTGGCTGAGGCTGCGCCACTGGCACTTGAGGCACTTGGGGCATTTGGGGCATTTGTAGTGCTTTCCTAGCATGTGCCAATTCCTCACCTCGCAGCCTCAATTGTTCTCTCAACCTTCCTACCTCTGTGGCCAGGTCCACAGACGGTGCTGCTGGAGCTCCAGGTTGAACTCATGGCATTTCTATGTTAGAGGTTGTCATGGTTTTAGACcttgtggagacaccctttccttgacctcctcctcttcccttgcctcctcttcctctagttgacattatgagattctaaggcaaacaaaggaaaaatcataaggaaggaacaTCACATGATGGTTTGATAGGTATTTGCAAAATCATACATTCAGACCACATCATTTAAAGT is a window of Humulus lupulus chromosome 4, drHumLupu1.1, whole genome shotgun sequence DNA encoding:
- the LOC133832084 gene encoding uncharacterized protein LOC133832084, giving the protein MPQMPQVPQVPVAQPQPPTPPPTPLPVTYGFDPKYEHFRKQAPPTFEGKADPIVAEDWLRSVEAIFDHMELNDRQRILCAVYLIKVDERIWWDVIKQTRDLNTMTWAEFIQAFSKNYYNAVVLATKVDEFETLVQGSLSVTDYAQKLDGLEKFVAKVVPTGTLQVQRFMRGLKPMIARDVMMTSAKVVNYVEVLDRALEYEYLEDRIWKDNASRRENYQNKGFNEGNKRKAIKGQNSGTDKRPRPPATNNNSHNT